Proteins co-encoded in one Polyangiaceae bacterium genomic window:
- a CDS encoding c-type cytochrome, whose protein sequence is MKAQLTTLIGAISAAALLSVACDDKPAEPSKPSEAKKPEATAKATPSAAPSVDKNGLPIPPKNLLKLKIPDDNEMTKEKVELGHQLFFDKRLSVDGSRSCYSCHMNEDGTGGHDPLAIGAGDKPLTRHAPAMWNVAYLPKLYWDGRADSLEAQMKGAWAGGNMGVGKDKLEDKAKEIAKIEGYAKQFEAVFGKDSVTPDNIAKAVSAYERTLFCADTKWDKSMAGDKSAMSSDEQAGWELFVGKAACNTCHTPPMFSDAFAVADGAFHNTGVGIEGKKPEEVDPGRKAISKSETDFAAFKTPSLRNVAKTAPYFHDGHAKTLEEAVKFMASGGYDNPNKDSRLVDKKLSDAEIKQIVAFLGALNCEGKLEEPKLP, encoded by the coding sequence ATGAAGGCTCAACTCACCACACTGATTGGCGCGATCAGCGCTGCGGCGCTGCTCTCGGTGGCTTGCGACGACAAGCCGGCAGAGCCGAGCAAGCCCAGCGAAGCAAAGAAGCCTGAGGCCACGGCAAAGGCCACGCCAAGCGCTGCGCCCAGCGTGGATAAGAACGGTTTGCCGATCCCCCCGAAGAATCTGCTCAAGCTCAAGATCCCTGATGACAACGAGATGACCAAGGAGAAGGTCGAACTCGGTCATCAGCTGTTCTTCGACAAGCGCCTGAGCGTGGACGGAAGCCGGTCTTGTTACTCGTGTCACATGAACGAGGACGGTACCGGTGGACACGACCCGCTCGCGATCGGCGCGGGGGACAAGCCGCTCACCCGCCACGCTCCAGCCATGTGGAACGTCGCGTACCTCCCGAAGCTCTACTGGGACGGCCGAGCCGACAGCCTCGAAGCTCAGATGAAGGGCGCTTGGGCGGGAGGCAATATGGGCGTCGGAAAGGACAAGCTCGAAGACAAGGCGAAGGAGATCGCCAAGATCGAAGGCTACGCGAAGCAATTCGAAGCGGTGTTCGGCAAGGACAGCGTCACACCAGACAACATCGCGAAAGCGGTGTCGGCCTATGAGCGCACGCTTTTCTGCGCGGATACGAAATGGGACAAGTCCATGGCTGGCGACAAGTCCGCCATGAGCAGCGATGAGCAAGCCGGTTGGGAGCTGTTCGTGGGCAAGGCCGCTTGCAACACTTGCCACACGCCGCCCATGTTCTCTGATGCCTTCGCCGTCGCCGACGGCGCATTCCACAACACCGGCGTCGGCATCGAAGGCAAGAAGCCCGAGGAAGTGGATCCAGGGCGCAAGGCGATCAGCAAGAGCGAGACGGACTTCGCCGCGTTCAAGACACCCAGCCTGCGCAACGTCGCCAAGACCGCCCCGTACTTCCACGACGGCCACGCCAAGACCTTGGAAGAAGCAGTCAAGTTCATGGCCAGTGGCGGCTACGACAATCCAAACAAGGACTCGCGACTCGTCGACAAGAAGCTCTCCGACGCAGAGATCAAGCAGATCGTCGCGTTCCTCGGCGCGCTCAACTGCGAAGGCAAGCTCGAGGAGCCAAAGCTGCCCTAG